From Nonlabens sp. Ci31, the proteins below share one genomic window:
- a CDS encoding carboxypeptidase-like regulatory domain-containing protein translates to MKKLLLLFVCLISSLANSQEVKRVNIEGKIIVEGSDIRGIAIYNSSSKLGATTNEKGEFNLSVALNDLIEVRALEYQNFDVLVNNYILESKKMRIFLIEEVEKLDEVVITTKLLTGNIEKDVTIAKTFDLKSNAVYFGIKDKDVIEFGDENKDQIEEIGNESIAISMVTGLNITNVVDQLLIPLFRSEVKDKKAAGVPEVPAKSIKYYLGSTFLVEHFNIPEHRVEEFIRYVETKGFDFNLLNYGNEIEFLELLSKKSNAFLEIKNSTD, encoded by the coding sequence ATGAAAAAGCTACTATTATTATTTGTGTGTTTGATAAGTTCTCTTGCTAATTCTCAAGAAGTAAAACGAGTAAATATTGAAGGAAAAATTATAGTCGAAGGAAGCGATATTAGAGGTATAGCTATATACAATTCGTCATCAAAATTAGGTGCAACTACTAATGAAAAAGGAGAGTTTAACCTTTCCGTAGCTTTAAACGATCTTATAGAAGTTAGGGCTTTAGAGTATCAAAACTTTGATGTACTCGTCAATAATTATATTTTAGAATCAAAAAAAATGCGCATTTTTTTGATTGAAGAAGTTGAAAAATTAGACGAGGTTGTAATTACTACTAAGTTACTGACAGGTAACATTGAGAAAGATGTTACTATCGCAAAAACATTTGATTTAAAATCTAATGCAGTTTATTTTGGTATAAAAGATAAAGACGTGATTGAATTTGGGGATGAAAATAAGGACCAAATCGAAGAAATAGGTAATGAATCCATCGCTATTTCTATGGTGACGGGTTTAAATATTACAAATGTGGTAGATCAATTATTAATACCTCTTTTTAGATCTGAAGTAAAAGATAAAAAAGCGGCTGGTGTTCCAGAAGTTCCAGCAAAATCTATAAAATACTATCTAGGATCTACCTTCTTAGTGGAACATTTTAATATTCCGGAGCATCGAGTAGAGGAATTTATTAGATATGTTGAAACCAAAGGTTTTGATTTTAATTTGTTGAATTACGGTAACGAAATAGAATTTCTTGAACTACTTAGTAAAAAAAGTAATGCATTTTTAGAAATTAAAAACAGTACCGATTAA
- a CDS encoding YybH family protein: MKLVTVLAFFILIISACSTKEKEEEVLDMDQVKSEIQALEDAYAEGEKAQDATAVADYYGEDAVTYSRNQQPKKGKTAIRENIASNMANDTLGNYNVYKIVDLFAEGDKAVEIGSWTEFDADGNELQNGNYMSYFEKRDGKYVCVRDMSTTTAPAKSSM; this comes from the coding sequence ATGAAATTAGTTACAGTTTTAGCCTTTTTTATTTTAATTATTTCAGCTTGTTCGACTAAAGAAAAGGAAGAAGAAGTGCTGGATATGGATCAGGTTAAAAGCGAAATTCAAGCATTAGAAGATGCTTATGCCGAAGGAGAAAAAGCTCAGGACGCTACCGCTGTAGCAGACTATTACGGCGAGGACGCTGTAACTTACAGTCGTAATCAACAACCTAAAAAAGGTAAAACAGCCATAAGAGAAAACATAGCTTCTAATATGGCAAACGACACATTAGGAAATTATAACGTCTACAAAATTGTAGATCTTTTTGCAGAAGGTGATAAAGCTGTTGAAATAGGTTCTTGGACCGAATTTGATGCTGACGGGAACGAATTACAAAATGGAAATTACATGTCTTATTTTGAGAAACGCGATGGTAAGTATGTGTGTGTACGTGATATGAGTACAACTACAGCTCCAGCTAAATCAAGTATGTAA